TTGTTGCACCCATGGTCATTTCCAGCAAAATCGATTTCATTGAGGCCAAGTGCGGCTCCCGGCAGCAGCAACACAAGAGGTGCAACATCGTTATTGTCCTCACTGTGCTCCTCACTCTCCTTCTCATCATCTGGAatttcctgcagcagcttgGTTACATCCTTGTGCCCTcccaggtttttttcctgctcaccTGCATCAACAGCAGCATGAAACCCTTCCTCTACTTCTTGGTGGGAAGGTGCTGGATGCCCTGCTCCATGGGGTCCCTCCGGCTCTCCCTCCAGAGGGTCTTTGAGGAGCCAGAACAAAACACTGACCACAGAGAGGATCCTGCCATGGACACAGGGGTCTGAGCCTGTTGATTCctcctgctgcactgctgagagaccctgggacagtggctgAGAGATTCCTGAGTGACCTGATCAATAAATCCCCACAGGATCAccctccctgtgctggtgcATCCCCCACCCCCTTTCCAGGCCGCACTGGGCTCTGATACGTGCTTGGGAGGCCTCAGCCTtgaggagcagcccctgggctcagctcctctggcaCTGATCAGAAacaccctctgctcccagcaacTGCTGCTGGCCAACGACCTCCTGGGCTTTTGTCAACAGCCTTGGGAATTATGTGACTTCCCTGAATGCCACACCATCCCTGCTCTCACACTTTCACAGAAAGTTGCCGGCCCAAAGTGTGGCCAGGGTGAAACATTGCTGTGGCTGAAGCCCATCCCTTGGGGCCCTGTAAGCAGCGGTCCAAAAGGAgacccttggagctctcctgggcccaGCAGCGCTGACCAGAAGCTCCCTGGcagtggggcctctccgagctgGGATCTCCGCACAGACCCCtttgcctgctgctgccccacaggGAACAGGTCAGTGGaatgttttccttcctccctaGCCCACAttcctctcctccagcagctgctctgttcATGCCACCTTCTCCCGGTGACTGCAGTGCCCTTGCCAagtcctccctgctctgccttgtGCTTCCCCTCTGCATTTTCTGTGGAACAGCCCAACCCTTCCACCCCTTTCTCCCACCCCACCATTTCCACTGCCCTCCTCCCCTTCACACCTCACTCCTCCCCACTGAAtccttcccactgcagggagctgctgaggacCTGCGTGATCCATTCCTGGATTCTCCAAGCACTGACTCCACATCCACTCTGACCACAGCCAGGGGCCACATCCCACCGCCTGCCCAGCGTCCATCCATGGAGGTGAGCACCCTGTCCCCTCTTTTCACCTCACCGACCGACGGACCTGGTCAGTGTGAGATCAGTGTCTCCAGCGTGACCACACACATTGTGACGCTGCTCATCggcctctgtgggctggctgggaatggggctgtcCTTTGGCTCCTCCACATTGATGCCATCACTTACTTTGTGGCCTTCAATCAGGCCAGCATTGatttcctcttcctcatcatcatggtcccctctgccctgctcttcctgctggAGGAAGTCTCCTGCTCTGCTATATTGCCCCCAATGTATCTGAGCTTGCTTTCCCAGCTGTCAGTGGTCTCCTACAACATAGGGCTGTACCGCCTGACATTCATCAGCATTGAGAGGTGCAGGTCCATCCTCTGCCTGTTTTTCTGTGGTTGCCAACTTCCTGAGCGCCTGCTGTGGGTGGTGATGAAAACCCTGTTCTGGGCCCTGTTCTTTGTTGTCACTGCTGTCAATCCCACGGTGACTTCCCTGTGCCAGTCACACGAGCAGGAGCAATGCCGGGTGGCTCTCACCTCCATGTACGCCCTCAACCTCTTCCTAGTCGCTGTACCCATGGTCATTTCCAGCACAATCCTCTACGTTCATTTGaagcctggctcccagcagcagcaacacaAGAGGCTCGACATTGTTATTGTCCTCGTTGCACTCTTCAGCCTGCCCCTCAGTCTCTGGAATTTACTGCAGCAGCTCGGTTACACGGTTGTGCCTTCCCAGGTGGTTTTCCTGCTCACCTGCATCACCAGCAGCATCAAACCCTTCATCTACTTCTTGGTGGGAAGCTGGAAAAGAGACTTCTCcatggggagctgctggagacacTGCTCCATGGAGAGTTGCAGGAGGCCCTGCTCCATGCAGTCCCTAAGGAAAGCGCTCCAAAGGGTGTTTGAGGGGCCAAAAGAAAACACTGCCTGTGGAAATGATCCCACCATGGACACCGGGGTCTGAGCCTGTTGATCCCTTCCACTGCACTGCTGAAGGACCCCAGGACAGTGGCTGAGAGATTCCTTGAGTGACCTGATCAATAAATCCCCACAGGATCAccctccctgtgctggtgcATCCCCCACCCCCTTTCCAGGCCGCACTGGGCTCTGATACGTGCTTGGGAGGCCTCAGCCTtgaggagcagcccctgggctcagctcctctggcaCTGATCAGAAacaccctctgctcccagcaacTGCTGCTGGCCAACGACCTCCTGGGCTTTTGTCAACAGCCTTGGGAATTATGTGACTTCCCTGAATGCCACACCATCCCTGCTCTCACACTTTCACAGAAAGTTGCCGGCCCAAAGTGTGGCCAGGGTGAAACATTGCTGTGGCTGAAGCCCATCCCTTGGGGCCCTGTAAGCAGCGGTCCAAAAGGAgacccttggagctctcctgggcccaGCAGCGCTGACCAGAAGCTCCCTGGcagtggggcctctccgagctgGGATCTCTCCCGTCTGCTGCCCTCGGGTGACCCCCGAACGCTGACGGCTCCTGGGCCGATCCCCCAGTGCTGGAGGCCCAAGCCTTGGCACAGTGAGGAGATGCAAACGGATCCGCAGGGAGCATTTCACTGCCTcccaggggaatttctcacagggaccttgcactgactcttcCTCTCTGTGTGCACACACGTGTGCATCTGCTCTGGCAAACGTGggggaaatgctgctctctcAGGTGTTGTGGGGCCTGAGACATCTGAGTGGGTCAGGCCTGGAAGCAAGGTTAAGGCATGAGATACCATTGCAGCCAAATGCAGTTCATGTTATTTCCTTGCTAAATTGTTTATTTCGAGGTACAAAAGCAGGAATGGCTGGGAGAAGCAGAGACACTGCTCATGGCCCCaggtggagcagggcaggaacgGGGCTGTCGTAGGGGAAAAGGCGGCCCTGGTGCAGGTCTGGAATTTGACAGAGGGTTCCGGAAGGGTTAGAGGGTTCTGGTAGGGTCTGGAGGAGTTCGGGAAGGGTCTGGATGCTGCTGATCCCAAATGTCCCGActggagggcagcagagcccgatGGACAGCACTTCAAGGCAGGGAGTGGCCttgggatgagatgggatgggatgggatgggatgggatgggatgggatggggtgggatgggatgggatagggAGAGGGGTGGAGATAGGTATTGGTAGTGATACTGAAATCAGCTGGTAGAAGCTTTCCAACACAATGGGAAGCATTAGGAATCAGGAATTCTTTACCTCCACAGGACACACAGAAGTGACTCTCCACATTTCTGTTTGGGGTGAGACTTTACTACAGGGGTTTTATCCATCATAACCACACTGAGTCTTTAAAGTGTCTTTCTTATCTAATACATAATCATCACTTTCCTAGGACATGTTTCCAGGCATCCACCTCCTTCTCCAACTCCTTTCCTGGTCCTGGAGGATTcagaggggtctctggtggtcacATTCACTGAGTGCTGTGATATTGAAGGTCACCCTGCTTTGAACTTTTCCTTTGGCCATGTGCTCTTGCTTCTTGTTACAGAACTTAGCCCAAAACCATTGCAGCCCTCCTTATCCGTTTCTGCACTGGCTCCAGCTACATTTGTGATTCTGTGTTCTGCTGCCGAGTCCTGGGGAGCTGGGCTTTCCTCCTCTGTCCTGGGTCCTGGAACACtctggccaggaggagcagggacactgccaggagCCCCTGGTGGAGTGAGGGAAGATCGGGGTTGTTGGGGTGGGGCGGGGGCCCCCGAGACAATCTGGGGTGTTGCAGGCAGTTTCAAAGGGTTCAGGAGAGGGTCGGAGCAGGTTGGAGGAGCTCTGGATGCCggcaatcccaaatccccccactggaggagagcagagcctgacagGTCATGCTCGGAGTGGGGGAACGGCTCCATTTGGGAAACCTGAGGGATGTGATCGGGTGGGGTGAGGATGGAGAGTAGGGATaggggtgggaatggggatagggatgggaatggggatggggcgcAGGGATGAGGATCAGATGAGGAtaggaggaggaagcagctcagcttcctcagcagctcagctgtgcttCCTCAGCCCAGAGCATGTTTTAGCAATGATCTCGGAGCCCATCCCATAACAGGAGTTGTTTCTGAGAAGCACCCAGCTGCCTCACCTGCACATCCAGCACCACCAGCATCcccctgctgctggagggacAGTGATCCCTCAGGGAATAGACATGAGGAATGCGAGAAACTTGTCAGGAGAGGGAAGGCAGTTGGAGAATGGGAcattctgcagggaaggagggttTCTCATCAGGAGGGAAAGAGGAGCCAATCACAAAAATCTTCTTTTAGAGCACCTGAAGAAAGCCACTTtctctgtaggaaaaaaaaaaaaaaaaaaaaaaacaaaacaaaacaaaaaaaaaaaaaaacacaaaacacatcCAAGATAAATAACTCAGAGGACCTGAATTTCTGAAGTAGGCAAAGTTGCAATTTTTcactccccccctcccccatgTTTCCACTGAGCCTTGGGGAGCAACATCAGAACAGGGCATGGATAGGAGCCAGAGGAATGGGAGTGAGGAGCTCCTGGTGATCTGGGCACTTTCCCCTCCATGTCACTGAACTAGCAGGAGCCACTTTAGGACATGGATCCCAAAGGAGCAAGAGGTACCAGGAAGTGCCACTGGTCTGCACAGACCCCtttgcctgctgctgccccacaggGAACAGGTCAGTGGaatgttttccttcctccctagctcaccttcctctcctccagcagctgctctgttcCTGCCACCCTCTCCCAGTGACTGCTGTGCCCTCCCCAGGTCCTCTCTCTTCTCGTCTGCATTCCGGCTGTATCTCAATACTGAAATGGGTCTGAACAAACTTTCTAACAGAATGCAAAGCATGAGGAAGCAGGAATTCTTTACCTGCACAGGTCATAGATGGATCTCTTCTTGTATTGCATTTGTGGTGAGACTTTACATTAATCCATTATATCCACGTGTAGACATTGAAAAGTGCTGCTTATCTAATAAATAAACACCACTTCCCTAGAACTCATTTCCATGCATACACCTCATCATGGAAGTCCTTTCAGGATCCTGGAGGTTTATTAAGGgtggggtctctctggtggtcatATTCACTGAATGCTGCCATATTAAAGGTGACTTTGCCTTAAACTTTTCCTCTGGCCATGCGCTGTTGCTTCTTCTTCCAGAACTTGACCCAAAACCACAGCAGGTCTCCTTATCTGTTTCTGCACTGGCTCCAGCCACATTTATCATCCTGTGTGCCAGCCTTTACATCCTTTTATCTTTTTGGCCACTTTACTTTTGAACAGCTTCAGAAGAACTGAAAATTTTTATTCTCTATGTTATTTATCAGCCTCCTGCCAAACAGCCCAAACCTCCCACCCCACCATTTCCACCGCCCTCGTCCCCTGCACATCTCACTGCTCCCCACCGAATCCTTCCTACTGCagagagctgctgaggagcCTCATGGTCCATCCCTGGATTCTCCAAGCACTGACTCCCCATCCACTCTGACCACAGCCAGGGGCCACATCCCACCGCCTGCCCAGCATCCATCCATGGAGGTGAGCACCATGTCCCCACCTGCCATCTCACCCACTGAAGGAGACGATCTGTGTGAGACAGATGTCATCAACGTGGCCATTCACAGTGTGACACTGCTCATCTgcctctgtgggctggctgggaaCGGGGCTGTCCTCTGGGTCCTTCAACCGAAAAGTTGTAACTCTAAAATCTTTGACGTGGCTGTCGTTgacttcctctttcttctcctcacaGTCCCCTCCACCCTGCTCTCCCTGGTGGAggacatgtcctgctctcctatCGTGCCCCTGCTGTACCTGAATTTACTTTTCCAGCTCTCAGTGGTCTCCTGGTACTGGGGGCTGTACTGGCTGATGCCCAGCAACCCTGTATACTATATGGACAAgctcttccagctctgctgccgctgcaaACTTCCTCTGCGCATGTTTTGGGTAGTGGACAGTGTCCAACGCTGGGCCTTCTTTGCTCTCTTCACTCTCCTTCCCACAGTGATATTCCTGTGCCCGTCACACGAACAGGGGCATTGCCGGGCAGCTTTCATATCCATGTATGCCATCATCCTGCTCTTCTTTGTTGCACCCATGGTAATTTTCATCACAATCAATATCATTAAGGCCAAGTGCGGCTCCCAGCAGCCGCAACCCAAGAGGCGCGACATCGTTATTGTCCTCACTGTGCTCCTCACTCTCCTTCTCATCATCTGGAatttcctgcagcagcttgGTTACATCCTTGTGCCCTcccaggtttttttcctgcttgccTGCATGAACAGCAGCTTCAAACCCTTCCTCTACTTTGTGGCAGGGAGGTGCTGGATGCCCTGCTCCATGGGGTCCCTCCGGCTCTCCCTCCAGAGGGTCTTTGAGGAGCCAGAACAAAACACTGACCACAGAGAGGATCCTGCCATGGACACAGTGCTCTGAGCCTGTTGATTCCTCCCGCTGCACTGCTGAGAGaccctgggacagtggctgAGAGATTCCTGAGTGACCTGATCAATAAATCCCCACAGGATCAccctccctgtgctggtgcATCCCCCACCCCCTTTCCAGGCCGCACTGGGCTCTGATACGTGCTTGGGAGGCCTAAGCCTtgaggagcagcccctgggctcagctcctctggcGCTGATCAGAAacaccctctgctcccagcaacTGCTGCTGGCCAACAACCTCCTGGGCTTTTGTCAACAGCCTTGGGAATTATGTGACTTCCCTGAATGCCACACCATCCCTGCTCTCACACTTTCACAGAAAGTTGCCGGCCCAAAGTGTGGCCAGGGTGAAACATTGCTGTGGCTGAAGCCCATCCCTTGGGGCCCTGTAAGCAGCGGTCCAAAAGGAgacccttggagctctcctgggcccaGCAGCGCTGACCAGAAGCTCCCTGGcagtggggcctctccgagctgGGATCTCTCCCGTCTGCTGCCCTCGGGTGATCCCCGAACGCCGACGGCTCCTGGGCCGATCCCCCAGTGCTTGAGGCCCAGGCCTTGGCACAATGAGGAGATGCAAACGGATCCGCAGGGAGCATTTCACTGCCTcccaggggaatttctcacagggaccttgcactgactcttcCTCTCTGTGTGCACACACGTGTGCATCTGCTCTGGCAAACGTGggggaaatgctgctctctcAGGTGTTGTGGTGCCTGAGACATCTGAGTGGGTCAGGCCTGCAAGGAAGTATCAGGCATAAATAAGGTTAAAGGTTGTTTCTCTGCTGAATTGCTAAATTTAATGTATAACTGAAGTACTGTTAACTTTGAGTGCTGTAAAGCTTTTAGGCCATTTGCCTTTTTATCCTTACCTTCACTGTCCTTTTGTCATGCACAGCTGAACACacccacaaacacacacacagggacagcacttttctgtgctgttatttattattaaacCTGGGTTTTACTGATTTCTGTGCTAGTGGTTTTATGCCTTCAGAAATTCTTACTCTCCCCTGGCTTGCGCCTCTCCCTCAGCATGCTCGGATGGTGCAGCTGCAAGGGGAGTGGGAGTCCGTGGTCCTCAGCACCGCCACCCCCTTCCAGGAGCAGGGTGACATGTGTGTTTGTCACCGTTGTCTCCACGGGGCATCAACCCCCTCCCTCTGGCTTCACTGAGGTCTctgagctgggggtgttcagcctggagaaggaaaggctTCAGGGAGACCTTGGAGCCCCTTCCAGAGCCTAAAGAGGCCCCAAGAACTGGAGAGGCATTTTGGACAAAGACAAAGACAAAGGCctgaagtgacaggacaagggggaatggcttcccactgccgGAGAATAGGGTTAGGTggaatattgggaagaaattcttccctgtgagggtggagaggccctggcacaggttcccaGAGATGCTCTggcctccccatccctggaagtgttccaggccaggctggatggtgGTTTGAAGCAACCtggcctagtggaaggtgtccctgcttgCAAAGGGGTGAGATAAGGGAAAAACAACCACAAGTATTCCCAAgactggggaggaggaggatgagctCTGGTGAAGAGCTGGATGGGGCACGACAGCACCCCAGATTCTGGTCTCCAACAGCTTTAATTGCATCATCAAGAGTATTGGCAGTAAGAAATGTGGCCTCTGATGCTGATAACCTGGTTGCAAGCCTGTTGTGGTTTGGCACTGGCCAAACGCCAGGCACCCGCGAAAGCTGTTCGCTCGCCTGCTCTTGCtctcagctgggcagaggagaaggagacaAAAATTAACAAAGGCCTCATGAACTGAGAGGAGAACTGggagaaaaaaccctccaagaataggaaaataaaaggttCAAATGTAATGGTGTTAAGTCAATTTTTTATTAACAGAGTCAGAGGATGATAATGAGATGtcaaataaaagtttaaaacacctttctttcccccaacccctccctcct
This window of the Anomalospiza imberbis isolate Cuckoo-Finch-1a 21T00152 chromosome 6, ASM3175350v1, whole genome shotgun sequence genome carries:
- the LOC137476195 gene encoding mas-related G-protein coupled receptor member H-like isoform X2, which translates into the protein MEVSTMSPPAISPTEGDDLCETDVINVAIHSVTLLICLCGLAGNGAVLWVLQPKSCNSKIFDVAVVDFLFLLLTVPSTLLSLVEDMSCSPIVPLLYLNLLFQLSVVSWYWGLYWLMPSNPVYYMDKLFQLCCRCKLPLRMFWVVDSVQRWAFFALFTLLPTVIFLCPSHEQGHCRAAFISMYAIILLFFVAPMVIFITINIIKAKCGSQQPQPKRRDIVIVLTVLLTLLLIIWNFLQQLGYILVPSQAVFLLTCITSSIKPFICFLVGSWKRDFSMGSCWRHCSMESCRRHCSMQSLRKALQRVFEGPKENTACGNDPTMDTEV
- the LOC137476193 gene encoding mas-related G-protein coupled receptor member A1-like — translated: MEVSTLSPLFTSPTDGPGQCEISVSSVTTHIVTLLIGLCGLAGNGAVLWLLHIDAITYFVAFNQASIDFLFLIIMVPSALLFLLEEVSCSAILPPMYLSLLSQLSVVSYNIGLYRLTFISIERCRSILCLFFCGCQLPERLLWVVMKTLFWALFFVVTAVNPTVTSLCQSHEQEQCRVALTSMYALNLFLVAVPMVISSTILYVHLKPGSQQQQHKRLDIVIVLVALFSLPLSLWNLLQQLGYTVVPSQVVFLLTCITSSIKPFIYFLVGSWKRDFSMGSCWRHCSMESCRRPCSMQSLRKALQRVFEGPKENTACGNDPTMDTGV